CGACACGATTGCACCTGCTGTGGTCGCCCAGGCGTTTGCTGGGGTTGCGATGGTGTCTAGGCTGTGTAGGGGTTTCATGGTGTCTCCTCCTTTCGCTTACATAGCAAAAAAGGCCCCGCTTAGAACGAAGCCTTTTATTATTTTCGTGAACAAGAGTGTCATAACAAAGAAAAAGCGCCCTTTCATGTAAAAAGAGTGCTTAGGCCTTGTATGATTGTCCAGTAATGGTTTTAAACTCTTCTACGGTGATCTTTCCGAAGGAAACTATCTGTTTAAGCTGATCAGTGGTTGCCCAACCACAAGTATAGTAATACTGCCACTTTTGATAGTCTGTCATACTACAAGCCTCCTTGGGATAGTCTTAATTCAAGGTTAACGATGGATTGCCCGAGAACCTTGTTTTCGTTCTGTAATTGCAGAATTTGCAATTCTTTTTCTACCAATTGTCGTCCCGTGATTTCTGGCTCAGACTGTGGCCGTTGCCAGTTCTTGATCTTACCTATTTCTTGATTAGTTAGACCCTCTTCCCACTGCTCCCCCGTCCATTTTGCTTTAAAGAGTCCGTCAGTTGGCCTTTCTTTCACAATGTCTTCCGGAATCTGTTCAGGTGGTAAATCTGCACTGATCAGTACTGGTTCTACGAAAAAACCATTTACATCGATTCTGTATGCTTGGATTTGAGACATACGATTTATCTCTCCTCGTTATGTTTTTTTGGCTCGGAAGCTTGCACCAGTAAAGATAACCCTTATCCCACCTAGTGGTGGAGGATTATTGGAGTTATAAAATAGTTG
The window above is part of the Brevibacillus brevis NBRC 100599 genome. Proteins encoded here:
- a CDS encoding XkdX family protein — encoded protein: MTDYQKWQYYYTCGWATTDQLKQIVSFGKITVEEFKTITGQSYKA